From the Leptolyngbya sp. O-77 genome, one window contains:
- a CDS encoding slr1659 superfamily regulator, with protein MELRDDDYQIWYNAETQTLTCQGALRLGGPDEYAPIAQLLDEVVKQEPQNLELDLRKLAFLNSSGINTLSKFVIKVRQNSQIQLVIQGSNEIPWQTKSLPNLQRLLPTLKLQFD; from the coding sequence ATGGAACTCCGGGACGACGACTATCAAATCTGGTATAACGCAGAGACGCAGACATTGACCTGCCAGGGGGCGCTGCGTCTGGGCGGGCCAGACGAATACGCGCCGATCGCTCAACTATTGGATGAAGTGGTCAAGCAGGAACCTCAAAATTTGGAGCTTGATTTGCGGAAGCTGGCGTTTCTCAATAGCTCCGGGATCAACACATTGTCTAAATTTGTGATCAAAGTGCGACAAAATAGCCAGATTCAGCTTGTGATTCAGGGATCAAACGAAATCCCCTGGCAAACTAAATCATTGCCGAACTTGCAGCGATTGCTGCCTACGCTCAAGCTCCAGTTTGATTAA
- a CDS encoding PAS domain-containing protein, with translation MGQSAPLSEQASDPLPLEVAALQQQVAQLRQQLLQTQQEKADLEVLLNTVTGHSDQILSEVEQEKTDLEILLETATEHSMLVETDLQQQVEEERRQREEQFQSITAATPVGLLIAEVEKGQILYANERLGDLLGLLPEALLAQSTVDFYAQPTERVSVLEAIAQNQTYQGELLFRRADGSVFWGLMSIRPFGFNGQQTLLTAIQDISDRKQAEDALRIAEAKYRGIFENAVEGIFRTSPYGDYLEVNRAMAGLFGYASPSEMLEAVQGKTAQLYVDPAQQRDLWQRLESQDEIKDFEYEARRQDGSRFWASVWARAIRSESGELLYYEGSCIDITQRKQQEEALKQEIRKLRIEVDQTKRQTEVAQIEQTDYFQWLVSQADDLRLFKDAPRQDEG, from the coding sequence ATGGGCCAGTCCGCACCGCTTTCTGAGCAGGCTTCCGACCCGCTGCCGTTGGAGGTGGCGGCCCTGCAACAGCAAGTCGCACAGTTGCGTCAGCAGCTTTTGCAAACGCAGCAGGAAAAGGCTGACCTGGAGGTTTTGCTGAACACGGTGACGGGCCATTCTGACCAGATATTGTCGGAAGTGGAGCAGGAAAAGACGGATCTGGAAATCTTGCTGGAAACTGCAACGGAGCATTCGATGCTGGTGGAAACCGACTTGCAGCAGCAGGTCGAGGAAGAGCGACGGCAGCGGGAGGAGCAGTTTCAGTCGATTACGGCGGCAACGCCTGTGGGGCTGCTGATTGCTGAGGTGGAAAAGGGACAAATTCTGTATGCGAATGAGCGACTGGGCGATTTGCTGGGGCTGTTGCCTGAGGCGCTGTTGGCCCAGTCTACAGTGGATTTCTATGCTCAGCCGACGGAGCGAGTGTCGGTGCTGGAGGCGATCGCCCAAAACCAGACCTACCAGGGGGAACTGCTGTTTCGGCGGGCCGATGGCAGCGTGTTTTGGGGGCTAATGTCAATACGGCCGTTTGGGTTTAACGGGCAGCAAACCCTGCTAACGGCAATTCAAGATATCAGCGATCGCAAACAGGCCGAAGACGCGCTGCGAATTGCTGAGGCAAAATATCGCGGCATTTTTGAAAACGCAGTGGAGGGCATTTTTCGGACATCTCCCTATGGCGACTATCTGGAAGTCAACCGGGCGATGGCGGGCTTATTTGGCTATGCCTCTCCGAGCGAAATGCTGGAGGCGGTTCAGGGCAAAACGGCTCAGCTTTATGTTGACCCGGCACAGCAGCGAGACTTGTGGCAGCGCCTTGAGTCCCAGGATGAAATCAAAGACTTTGAATACGAAGCCCGTCGCCAGGACGGCAGTCGCTTTTGGGCATCGGTCTGGGCGCGGGCAATCCGCAGCGAATCGGGTGAATTGCTCTACTACGAAGGGAGCTGCATCGACATTACCCAGCGCAAGCAGCAGGAAGAAGCCCTGAAACAAGAAATTCGCAAACTGCGGATTGAAGTCGATCAAACCAAGCGCCAAACAGAAGTCGCGCAAATCGAGCAAACCGACTATTTTCAATGGCTGGTGTCTCAGGCCGATGATCTGCGCCTGTTCAAAGATGCGCCACGGCAAGACGAGGGATAA
- a CDS encoding tetratricopeptide repeat protein — MGVHGLGGFGKSTLAARVYEDSSQFVGKFWADLSQTLGFPDVARRALFAWGMPAERVAALEEPQLVPALVQQLQAGSYLLVLDNLESVLTERDEWQSITYQQFFERLLGTATASKVLLTSRHRLPGLPARWLPLTEGLTPVEGAALLRQKGVLGSDVELQSVSGRVGGYPLSLVLIAGWLLTEEAADPQVRYLPGDLWALEGRYQGARQLSVEEVFGWSAGRLEERLRQMLWQLSILRQSFNATTAAAVAADHRPTEADLRQLDRRSLLQLLPGQDRHGQRLFRWQPQVRELAQRRAGDQTAAHQRAIAHFAEQVQPLQQSAQAQRQAETDLLQDYLEVFHHLCELGEYGRALGWLTSETQPGERYSQCDFWMQLSGYNDLLEALYRRLVDEWQPQDEERWGYGYAQEKLADVLQFLDQREAAIALYDEAIATYQQVGDRVGYANALKAKADVLQFLDQREAAIALYDEAIATYQQVGDRVGYANALRAKADVLQFLDQREAAIALYDEAIATYQQVGDRVGYANALKAKADVLQFLDQREAAIALYDEAIATYQQVGDRLGYANALKAKADVLQFLKQCDAAIALYDEAIATYQQVGDRLGYANALKAKADVLQFLKQCDAAIALYDEAIATYQQVGARVGYANALKAKADVLQFLKQCDAAIALYDEAIATYQQVGDRLGYANALKAKADVLQFLNQCDAAIALYDEAIATYQQVGARVGYANALQAKADVLQFLDQREAAIALYDEAIATYQQVGDRVGYANALKAKADVLQFLNQCDAAIALYDEAIATYQQVGARVGYANALKAKADVLQFLKQCDAAIALYDEAIATYQQVGARLGYANALKAKADVLQFLNQCDAAIALYDEAIATYQQVGARLGYANALQAKADVLQFLDQREAAIALYDEAIATYQQVGDRLGYANALCGRASLLEDTSAALEAFLQAQQIYLAINHPYSQARNLILYISPAQAALGQVDAALGSLQQAAEIGQAIGVDILVQYAQQRMAELQG, encoded by the coding sequence ATGGGGGTTCACGGGCTGGGGGGCTTTGGCAAATCGACGCTGGCAGCGCGGGTGTATGAAGACAGCAGCCAGTTTGTCGGGAAGTTTTGGGCAGACCTGAGCCAGACGCTGGGCTTTCCCGATGTGGCCCGACGGGCCTTGTTTGCGTGGGGAATGCCCGCCGAGCGGGTCGCCGCCCTCGAAGAACCGCAGCTCGTACCGGCGCTGGTGCAACAGCTTCAGGCTGGTTCCTATCTGCTGGTGTTGGACAATTTGGAAAGCGTGCTGACGGAGCGCGACGAGTGGCAGAGCATCACCTATCAACAGTTTTTTGAACGGCTATTGGGGACGGCGACAGCCAGCAAGGTGCTGCTGACCAGTCGCCATCGCCTGCCCGGACTGCCCGCCCGCTGGCTGCCGCTGACGGAAGGGTTGACCCCAGTGGAAGGTGCGGCGTTGCTCCGGCAAAAGGGAGTTTTGGGCAGTGATGTAGAACTGCAATCGGTTTCGGGGCGCGTGGGCGGCTATCCGCTGTCGCTAGTGCTAATTGCGGGGTGGCTGCTGACCGAAGAAGCCGCCGATCCGCAGGTGCGCTATTTGCCGGGCGATCTTTGGGCGCTGGAGGGGCGCTATCAGGGGGCGCGCCAGCTCAGCGTGGAGGAGGTGTTTGGCTGGAGCGCGGGACGGCTAGAGGAGCGCCTGCGGCAGATGCTCTGGCAGCTCAGCATTTTGCGGCAGTCCTTTAATGCGACGACAGCGGCGGCCGTGGCCGCCGACCACCGCCCAACCGAAGCCGACCTGCGCCAGCTCGACCGCCGATCGCTGCTGCAACTGCTGCCCGGCCAAGACCGCCACGGCCAGCGTCTTTTTCGCTGGCAGCCGCAGGTGCGCGAACTGGCCCAGCGCCGGGCCGGCGACCAGACCGCCGCCCATCAGCGCGCCATTGCTCACTTTGCCGAGCAGGTGCAGCCCTTGCAGCAATCGGCACAGGCTCAGCGGCAGGCAGAAACTGACCTCCTGCAAGACTATTTGGAGGTGTTTCATCATCTCTGTGAGCTGGGGGAATATGGCAGGGCACTGGGCTGGCTGACGAGCGAAACACAGCCAGGCGAGCGGTATAGCCAGTGCGACTTTTGGATGCAGCTATCGGGCTATAACGACCTGCTTGAGGCGCTGTATCGCCGCCTGGTGGACGAGTGGCAGCCCCAGGACGAAGAACGCTGGGGCTATGGCTATGCTCAGGAAAAGCTGGCCGATGTGCTGCAATTTCTCGACCAACGGGAAGCGGCGATCGCCTTGTATGACGAAGCGATCGCCACCTATCAGCAAGTGGGCGATCGAGTGGGCTATGCCAATGCGCTAAAAGCCAAAGCCGATGTGCTGCAATTTCTCGACCAACGGGAAGCGGCGATCGCCTTGTATGACGAAGCGATCGCCACCTATCAGCAAGTGGGCGATCGAGTGGGCTATGCCAATGCGCTGAGAGCCAAAGCCGATGTGCTGCAATTTCTCGACCAACGGGAAGCGGCGATCGCCTTGTATGACGAAGCGATCGCCACCTATCAGCAAGTGGGCGATCGAGTGGGCTATGCCAATGCGCTAAAAGCCAAAGCCGATGTGCTGCAATTTCTCGACCAACGGGAAGCGGCGATCGCCTTGTATGACGAAGCGATCGCCACCTATCAGCAAGTGGGCGATCGATTGGGCTATGCCAATGCGCTAAAAGCCAAAGCCGATGTGCTGCAATTTCTCAAACAATGTGATGCGGCGATCGCCTTGTATGACGAAGCGATCGCCACCTATCAGCAAGTGGGCGATCGATTGGGCTATGCCAATGCGCTAAAAGCCAAAGCCGATGTGCTGCAATTTCTCAAACAATGTGATGCGGCGATCGCCTTGTATGACGAAGCGATCGCCACCTATCAGCAAGTGGGCGCTCGAGTGGGCTATGCCAATGCGCTAAAAGCCAAAGCCGATGTGCTGCAATTTCTCAAACAATGTGATGCGGCGATCGCCTTGTATGACGAAGCGATCGCCACCTATCAGCAAGTGGGCGATCGATTGGGCTATGCCAATGCGCTAAAAGCCAAAGCCGATGTGCTGCAATTTCTCAACCAATGTGATGCGGCGATCGCCTTGTATGACGAAGCGATCGCCACCTATCAGCAAGTGGGCGCTCGAGTGGGCTATGCCAATGCGCTACAAGCCAAAGCCGATGTGCTGCAATTTCTCGACCAACGGGAAGCGGCGATCGCCTTGTATGACGAAGCGATCGCCACCTATCAGCAAGTGGGCGATCGAGTGGGCTATGCCAATGCGCTAAAAGCCAAAGCCGATGTGCTGCAATTTCTCAACCAATGTGATGCGGCGATCGCCTTGTATGACGAAGCGATCGCCACCTATCAGCAAGTGGGCGCTCGAGTGGGCTATGCCAATGCGCTAAAAGCCAAAGCCGATGTGCTGCAATTTCTCAAACAATGTGATGCGGCGATCGCCTTGTATGACGAAGCGATCGCCACCTATCAGCAAGTGGGCGCTCGATTGGGCTATGCCAATGCGCTAAAAGCCAAAGCCGATGTGCTGCAATTTCTCAACCAATGTGATGCGGCGATCGCCTTGTATGACGAAGCGATCGCCACCTATCAGCAAGTGGGCGCTCGATTGGGCTATGCCAATGCGCTACAAGCCAAAGCCGATGTGCTGCAATTTCTCGACCAACGGGAAGCGGCGATCGCCTTGTATGACGAAGCGATCGCCACCTATCAGCAAGTGGGCGATCGATTGGGCTATGCCAATGCGCTGTGCGGCCGCGCCAGCCTGCTGGAAGATACCTCAGCAGCGCTGGAGGCATTTTTGCAGGCGCAGCAAATCTATCTCGCAATTAATCATCCTTACAGCCAGGCTCGTAATTTGATTTTGTACATCTCGCCAGCTCAGGCGGCGCTGGGGCAAGTGGATGCGGCGCTAGGGTCGCTCCAACAGGCCGCAGAGATTGGCCAGGCGATTGGCGTAGACATCCTTGTGCAATATGCACAGCAGAGAATGGCGGAGTTGCAGGGTTGA
- a CDS encoding HetZ-related protein encodes MNLEPAKFPTCATPASTASGFHTPVVSADFNQPRPHDTHTASPSAAFSSDRSEATDSTDSVDALLAAGSSSAPLLDSVDLMAEVDTESLAIAPSNSPSLSTDTNDAALPPAQPPEIQNLQLVERLVNELESALAKRPTSADTVMRRIVAEVERICTKSDRIQSSGQVETWQWTLAQHRLQKCLTYYRLGSRRGRVELHSHLSAIVYRHITRSRAQLGFQARYEMIEDFMQIFYIEVLKAFRKENFLPEDYRPQTRLELAEYMAFMEQYAKRRINLPGRRNQQLIVLRAQGFARRQPAETSVDLDLAVESARGDDADIHSRSPVVQQVREQMVSEALDPSDSVLRDRVVAELVQYLESQKQQDCIDYLILKMQDLTAPEIDEILGLSPRQRDYLQQRFKYHVEKFSRSHRWQLVHQWLGADLDQNLGMPQHQWEAFQAQLTADQRQLLRLKMQRQPDTAIAQALRCTPKQVQKRWVQVLEAAWQFRNQ; translated from the coding sequence ATGAATCTCGAACCCGCCAAATTCCCCACTTGTGCCACGCCTGCGTCTACGGCTTCTGGTTTTCATACTCCGGTCGTCTCTGCCGACTTTAATCAACCTCGTCCCCACGATACGCACACTGCGTCGCCATCTGCGGCCTTTTCGTCGGATCGCTCAGAAGCGACGGATTCTACGGATTCTGTGGATGCTTTGTTGGCAGCCGGGTCGAGTTCTGCTCCGCTGCTAGATTCTGTTGATCTGATGGCGGAGGTGGATACAGAATCGCTGGCGATCGCCCCCTCCAACTCCCCCTCCCTATCGACCGACACAAACGATGCAGCCCTCCCACCCGCCCAGCCGCCCGAAATTCAGAACCTCCAGCTTGTGGAGCGCTTGGTAAACGAGTTGGAATCCGCACTGGCTAAGCGGCCAACCAGCGCCGACACGGTGATGCGGCGGATTGTGGCCGAAGTCGAGCGGATTTGCACCAAGAGCGATCGCATCCAGTCTTCAGGACAGGTCGAAACCTGGCAGTGGACGCTGGCCCAACACCGCCTGCAAAAGTGCCTCACCTACTATCGGCTGGGGTCGCGGCGCGGTCGGGTGGAGCTACACAGCCACCTCAGCGCCATTGTCTATCGCCACATCACGCGCAGCCGCGCCCAGCTTGGCTTTCAGGCCCGCTACGAGATGATCGAAGACTTCATGCAAATCTTCTACATCGAAGTGCTGAAGGCGTTTCGCAAAGAGAACTTTTTGCCCGAAGACTATCGCCCCCAGACCCGGCTAGAACTGGCGGAATACATGGCCTTTATGGAGCAATATGCCAAGCGCCGCATCAACCTGCCCGGCCGCCGAAACCAGCAGCTCATTGTGCTGCGGGCGCAGGGGTTTGCCCGTCGCCAGCCCGCCGAAACGTCCGTCGATCTGGATCTGGCGGTAGAATCGGCGCGGGGCGACGATGCCGACATCCACAGCCGATCGCCCGTGGTGCAGCAGGTGAGAGAACAGATGGTGTCCGAAGCGCTAGACCCGTCAGATTCCGTCCTGCGCGATCGCGTCGTGGCAGAACTGGTGCAATACCTAGAATCCCAAAAGCAGCAGGACTGCATCGACTATCTCATCCTAAAAATGCAGGACCTCACCGCCCCCGAAATCGACGAAATCCTCGGCCTGTCGCCCCGCCAGCGCGACTATTTGCAGCAGCGATTTAAGTATCACGTCGAAAAATTCTCGCGCTCTCACCGCTGGCAACTCGTCCACCAGTGGCTTGGTGCCGATTTGGATCAAAACCTGGGAATGCCCCAGCACCAGTGGGAGGCGTTTCAGGCGCAGCTAACCGCTGACCAGCGCCAGCTCTTGCGGCTAAAAATGCAGCGGCAACCCGACACGGCCATCGCCCAGGCCCTCCGCTGCACGCCCAAGCAGGTGCAAAAGCGCTGGGTGCAGGTGCTAGAGGCCGCATGGCAGTTTCGGAATCAGTGA
- a CDS encoding L-threonylcarbamoyladenylate synthase, with amino-acid sequence MAIVYSIHPETPQKRKVDQVCDALQDGAVLLYPTDTVYAIGCDLNAKSAIERVRKIKQLSSDKPLTFLCSSLSNIASYAYVSDAAYRLIKRLIPGPYTFLLPATKLVPRLVMDPKRKTTGIRVPDHTVCQAVLTTLGNPIISTSATTAFDSQSPAPPSHISKPELFDRFDKLVDLIIDDDSRVGYQVSTMLDLTGEEPILLRKGLGVEAVIGLVGEPEPD; translated from the coding sequence ATGGCAATCGTCTACAGCATCCATCCTGAAACTCCCCAGAAGCGCAAGGTCGATCAGGTCTGTGATGCGCTTCAGGACGGGGCTGTGCTGCTCTATCCCACCGATACAGTCTACGCAATTGGCTGCGACCTCAACGCCAAATCGGCCATCGAGCGCGTCCGCAAAATTAAGCAGCTTTCAAGCGACAAACCCTTAACCTTTCTTTGCTCATCCCTGTCGAACATCGCCAGCTACGCCTATGTCAGCGATGCCGCCTATCGACTGATCAAACGGCTGATTCCCGGCCCCTACACCTTTTTGCTGCCCGCCACCAAGCTCGTGCCCCGGCTCGTCATGGACCCCAAACGCAAAACAACGGGCATCCGAGTTCCGGATCATACGGTCTGTCAGGCGGTGCTGACGACGCTGGGCAACCCGATTATCTCCACCTCTGCAACCACAGCGTTTGATTCTCAGTCGCCCGCTCCCCCCAGTCACATTTCTAAACCTGAACTGTTCGACCGCTTTGATAAGTTGGTGGATCTCATCATCGACGACGATTCTCGCGTGGGATATCAGGTGTCTACCATGCTAGATCTGACGGGAGAGGAACCTATTCTCTTGCGAAAGGGTCTAGGAGTAGAGGCGGTTATCGGGCTGGTGGGAGAACCAGAACCGGACTAG
- a CDS encoding DUF2949 domain-containing protein — MTPLTYARLIKFLREELSVPDASIAIAQKHLEHDPGPLPMILWQYGLVTLEQLDRIYDWLETA, encoded by the coding sequence ATGACCCCGCTGACCTATGCAAGACTCATCAAGTTCTTGCGCGAAGAACTATCGGTGCCGGATGCGTCGATTGCGATCGCCCAGAAACACCTGGAGCATGACCCGGGCCCGCTGCCAATGATCCTGTGGCAATACGGCCTGGTGACGCTGGAACAGCTCGACCGCATTTATGACTGGCTCGAAACCGCCTGA
- a CDS encoding ABC transporter permease — protein sequence MIRYSAMRLLGLGLTLLAISLVIFTILAVAPGDPMSEFASNPAITAEVRENIRRSLGLDQPLPVRYVKWLGALLRGDLGYSFTSRSPVSGLILQRLPTTLWIAGLSYLISVAIALPLGVFSALRRDSVADQVFTSAVLMGFSLPTFVTSLLMIIVFSVQRRWLPFIYDSTLVVRDWNSFLLQLKQSLMPVATLVLFQTAVLMRFVRAAMLDELPQHYIRTAHAKGLSKRRIVLAHALRNALIPVVTLVALDLPSLFTGSLVVEQVFRVPGIGALLIESISRSDTPVVMAIAFIFSVLVVLLNLVADLLYGWLDPRVHG from the coding sequence ATGATTCGCTATTCGGCGATGCGGCTGCTGGGGCTAGGGCTGACGCTGCTGGCGATTAGCCTGGTCATTTTCACGATTTTGGCGGTGGCTCCGGGCGATCCGATGTCGGAATTTGCCAGCAATCCAGCCATCACCGCAGAGGTGCGGGAAAACATCCGGCGATCGCTCGGCCTCGACCAACCCCTGCCCGTCCGCTACGTGAAATGGCTGGGGGCACTGCTGCGCGGCGACCTGGGCTATTCCTTCACCAGTCGTAGCCCCGTCAGCGGGTTGATTTTGCAGCGGCTGCCGACGACCCTGTGGATCGCGGGATTGTCGTACCTGATTTCCGTGGCGATCGCCCTGCCGCTGGGGGTCTTTTCTGCCCTGCGGCGCGATTCCGTCGCCGATCAGGTCTTCACTTCGGCGGTGCTAATGGGCTTTTCGCTGCCTACCTTCGTCACCAGTCTGCTGATGATTATCGTGTTTAGCGTGCAGCGGCGGTGGCTGCCCTTCATCTACGACAGCACCCTGGTCGTGCGGGATTGGAACAGCTTCCTGCTGCAACTCAAGCAATCGCTGATGCCAGTCGCTACCCTGGTGTTGTTTCAAACGGCGGTGCTGATGCGGTTTGTGCGGGCCGCCATGCTCGACGAACTGCCACAACACTACATCCGCACGGCCCACGCCAAAGGTTTGTCAAAACGGCGCATCGTGCTGGCTCATGCTTTGCGAAATGCGCTGATTCCCGTGGTGACGCTGGTGGCGCTGGATTTGCCCAGCCTATTTACCGGGTCGCTGGTGGTGGAACAGGTCTTCCGTGTGCCGGGGATAGGGGCGCTGCTGATCGAGTCCATCAGCCGCAGCGATACGCCCGTGGTGATGGCGATCGCCTTTATTTTCTCCGTCCTCGTGGTGCTGCTAAACCTGGTCGCCGATTTGCTATACGGCTGGCTAGATCCACGAGTACACGGGTGA
- a CDS encoding PolC-type DNA polymerase III: MLSPQLLQHYRQLSQQPLTVVDVETTGGLAFKHRMTELSVLHASLEEGVQRQQSTLLNPEALIPAKIVRITGITPEMVATAPTAAEALPDFLPLLQTGVLTAHNLEFDYGFLQAEYRRLGVEFMRPEWMQLCTVELSRLMLPDLPSRSLPKLVQHFQFPIDTSHRAAADTLACWLLAERLLTELCNEEDRVLLARFARQVMPLKYAAQLLGQRQKKAAKLLMSLGIEGKVVARGRSSTLLYRRGDVERAVGELARAAVLEAANPAQLSLLGD, from the coding sequence ATGCTCTCTCCCCAACTGCTACAGCACTATCGCCAACTGAGCCAACAGCCGCTGACGGTGGTGGATGTGGAGACGACGGGCGGACTGGCGTTTAAGCATCGCATGACAGAACTATCGGTGCTGCACGCCAGTTTGGAGGAGGGAGTGCAGCGTCAGCAGTCTACGCTGCTGAATCCGGAAGCGCTGATTCCTGCCAAGATTGTGCGGATTACGGGTATTACGCCAGAAATGGTGGCAACGGCTCCTACAGCGGCCGAAGCGCTGCCCGACTTTTTGCCGCTGCTGCAAACGGGCGTGCTGACGGCCCACAATCTGGAATTTGACTACGGCTTTTTGCAGGCGGAATATCGACGGCTGGGCGTAGAGTTTATGCGCCCTGAGTGGATGCAGCTTTGCACTGTAGAGCTATCGCGGCTGATGTTGCCGGATTTGCCCTCGCGCAGTCTGCCCAAGCTGGTGCAGCATTTTCAATTTCCCATCGACACGTCGCACCGGGCAGCGGCGGATACCCTAGCCTGCTGGCTGCTAGCCGAACGATTGCTGACAGAACTCTGCAACGAAGAGGATAGGGTGCTGCTGGCCCGGTTTGCGCGTCAGGTGATGCCCTTGAAATATGCGGCGCAACTGCTGGGGCAGCGGCAAAAGAAAGCCGCCAAACTGCTAATGTCCCTGGGAATTGAAGGGAAAGTGGTGGCGCGGGGCCGCAGCAGCACGCTGCTTTATCGTCGGGGCGACGTAGAGCGGGCGGTGGGAGAACTGGCGCGGGCGGCAGTGCTAGAGGCGGCTAACCCGGCTCAGCTTTCGCTGCTGGGAGACTAG
- a CDS encoding FAD-dependent oxidoreductase, with protein sequence MQYPHSTQSFWIDSTQTLAPYANLISETFNGVTVDVAIVGAGMAGLTAAYQLAKSGKTVAVLEAGAIAAGVSGHTTAKVTSLHQLIYAQLIKDLGENKARLYAEANQTAVEFVAQLVEREQIDCDFSRQTAYTFAESADQLQSIHDEVEAAQTLGRPANFVTETSLPFPIAGAVAFSNQAQFHPRRYLAHLARAIAADPNNYIFEHSRVLEINEGEPCQIVTAQGTVHAKDVLVTTNLPFLDQGLFFAKSYAKRSYIIAAPIEGDRAPQGMFIGTGEGYRSIRTTPYQDRLLLLIGGEGHKTGSDEATEERFERLEEYARSRFGVREIAYRWSSQDFVSFDKVPYVGKLTPMTNHLYVATGFSLWGMTNGTAAGLVLANTILGIENPWADLYDSLRATPFVTTDSLKNNLETGIHWVGDRLKALQHHSFDDVAAGEGKLITIEGKQLAAYRDESGQIHAVSPVCTHLGCIVNWNAAEKSWDCPCHGGRFSCQGEVLHGPPVENLEVYPVSTTETVGTR encoded by the coding sequence ATGCAATACCCTCACTCCACTCAATCTTTCTGGATTGATTCGACTCAAACTCTTGCGCCTTACGCCAATCTAATTAGCGAAACCTTTAACGGAGTTACGGTCGATGTCGCCATTGTCGGCGCGGGCATGGCTGGACTGACTGCCGCCTACCAGCTTGCCAAGTCGGGTAAAACCGTTGCCGTGCTTGAGGCAGGAGCGATCGCCGCTGGGGTGAGTGGGCACACCACGGCAAAAGTGACCTCCCTGCACCAGCTCATTTACGCGCAACTGATCAAAGATCTGGGCGAAAATAAGGCGCGGCTCTATGCCGAAGCCAATCAAACCGCTGTGGAATTTGTGGCACAACTGGTGGAGCGGGAGCAAATTGACTGCGACTTTAGCCGCCAGACTGCGTACACCTTTGCAGAATCCGCCGACCAACTCCAGTCCATCCACGATGAGGTCGAGGCGGCACAAACGCTGGGGCGACCTGCCAACTTCGTGACCGAAACGTCGCTGCCATTCCCCATTGCTGGAGCAGTGGCGTTTAGCAACCAGGCCCAGTTCCACCCGCGCCGCTACCTGGCGCATCTGGCAAGAGCGATCGCCGCTGATCCCAACAACTATATTTTCGAGCATTCTCGCGTTCTGGAAATTAACGAGGGCGAACCCTGCCAGATTGTGACCGCGCAGGGCACGGTTCACGCTAAGGACGTGCTGGTGACGACGAACCTGCCATTTTTGGATCAGGGCTTGTTTTTTGCCAAGTCCTACGCCAAGCGGTCGTATATCATCGCTGCGCCGATTGAGGGCGATCGCGCACCGCAGGGCATGTTCATCGGCACAGGCGAGGGCTATCGCTCTATCCGCACCACGCCCTATCAGGATCGGCTACTGCTGCTAATCGGCGGCGAGGGTCACAAAACGGGCAGCGACGAGGCCACTGAGGAACGCTTTGAGCGGTTGGAGGAATACGCGCGATCGCGCTTTGGCGTGCGGGAAATCGCCTATCGCTGGTCGAGCCAAGATTTCGTCTCGTTCGACAAGGTGCCCTACGTCGGCAAGCTCACGCCCATGACAAACCATCTCTATGTGGCGACGGGCTTTAGCCTGTGGGGGATGACCAACGGCACGGCGGCTGGGCTGGTATTGGCAAACACGATTCTGGGCATCGAAAATCCCTGGGCAGATCTCTACGACTCGCTGCGGGCTACGCCGTTTGTCACCACCGACTCGCTCAAGAATAACCTGGAGACAGGGATTCACTGGGTGGGCGATCGCCTCAAAGCGCTCCAGCACCACTCCTTTGATGATGTGGCTGCAGGCGAGGGCAAGCTCATCACCATCGAAGGCAAACAGCTTGCCGCCTACCGAGACGAATCCGGACAAATCCACGCTGTGTCCCCCGTCTGCACCCACCTAGGCTGCATCGTGAACTGGAACGCCGCTGAGAAAAGCTGGGACTGCCCCTGCCACGGCGGCCGCTTCAGCTGCCAGGGCGAGGTGCTACACGGGCCGCCCGTCGAAAACCTAGAGGTCTACCCGGTGTCTACCACCGAAACGGTCGGAACTCGATAG